One stretch of Candidatus Bathyarchaeia archaeon DNA includes these proteins:
- a CDS encoding translation initiation factor eIF-2B: MNESVAETAEKIHRLQVQGARNVAIAALNAYQTLAENTQATTRKEFLAELCQARDLLFAARETEPLMRNAVRWVITQVEDSDERKVIELANLVSFSAQKFQQNLAASKERIAEIGSKRIRDGSTVFTHCHSSTVTNMLAKAKADGKSFEVVCTETRPAFQGRITAKELLGLGLKTTFIVDSATRSLMHNVDLVVVGADAITSEGNIVNKIGSSAIAVLAHEARKPFYAVSELLKFDPATLYGEYERIEERSRNEVWKEAPAELTVRNPAFDVTPRDLISGLICEEGIITPQSVAEVMHRVYPWVFE; this comes from the coding sequence ATGAACGAATCCGTCGCCGAAACCGCAGAGAAAATTCACAGGCTTCAAGTGCAGGGCGCCCGAAACGTTGCCATAGCCGCCCTAAATGCTTACCAAACCTTAGCCGAAAACACCCAAGCCACAACCCGCAAAGAGTTTCTTGCTGAGCTTTGCCAAGCCCGCGACCTACTGTTTGCCGCAAGAGAGACTGAGCCGCTGATGCGCAACGCCGTCCGCTGGGTCATCACGCAGGTGGAGGACAGTGACGAACGCAAAGTCATTGAACTCGCCAACTTGGTTTCTTTTAGCGCCCAAAAATTCCAACAGAACCTTGCTGCCTCCAAGGAACGCATTGCCGAAATCGGCTCCAAACGCATCCGCGACGGCTCGACCGTGTTCACGCATTGCCACAGCTCCACCGTCACCAACATGCTGGCAAAGGCGAAGGCGGACGGGAAAAGCTTCGAGGTGGTTTGCACGGAGACCCGACCCGCGTTTCAAGGCAGGATAACCGCCAAGGAACTGCTTGGGCTGGGGTTAAAGACCACGTTCATCGTGGATTCAGCTACGCGGTCACTTATGCATAATGTGGACTTGGTGGTTGTCGGCGCCGACGCCATCACGTCGGAGGGCAACATCGTCAACAAGATTGGGTCATCGGCGATTGCGGTTTTGGCGCATGAAGCCCGCAAACCCTTCTACGCCGTGTCGGAACTGCTCAAATTCGACCCCGCCACCCTCTACGGCGAGTACGAGCGGATTGAGGAGCGCAGCCGCAACGAAGTCTGGAAAGAAGCCCCAGCCGAACTGACCGTGCGCAACCCCGCCTTTGACGTGACGCCGCGGGACCTGATTAGCGGGTTAATCTGCGAAGAAGGCATCATCACGCCCCAGTCGGTGGCAGAGGTTATGCACAGAGTCTACCCATGGGTCTTTGAATAA
- a CDS encoding zinc-ribbon domain-containing protein produces MPYCPKCGNQVEENMTFCPRCGAPLKMEAPRPTPPPPPPSYHKDEKSEKGEKQEKNEPEKGEKHEKGESGFVGWLIGGIIVIVIGLLAYLRAINFIPSNFEGPLILLVVGVAIIIVAVYMAMTARKRHPSPNVR; encoded by the coding sequence ATGCCTTACTGCCCCAAATGCGGCAACCAAGTTGAAGAAAACATGACCTTCTGCCCTCGATGCGGTGCACCCCTGAAAATGGAAGCACCCAGACCTACTCCGCCACCTCCACCGCCGAGTTACCACAAAGACGAAAAATCAGAGAAAGGCGAAAAACAAGAAAAAAACGAGCCTGAAAAAGGTGAAAAACACGAAAAAGGCGAGTCCGGCTTTGTCGGATGGCTAATAGGAGGCATAATTGTCATAGTTATTGGGCTTTTGGCTTACTTACGTGCAATCAACTTCATACCCTCCAACTTTGAAGGCCCATTAATACTTTTGGTGGTAGGAGTTGCAATAATAATCGTTGCTGTCTACATGGCTATGACTGCACGCAAACGGCACCCCTCACCTAACGTTAGATGA
- a CDS encoding AMP phosphorylase, producing the protein MELIAGVLNITTGGKRIVILNDETAALLGVHSSDRVKLSYGGKEVIAIANLASDFPADRIWFYLEIAHALGVTGGETVDVQLAPMPESLGNIRAKLRGQRLRNEEIFTIVKDVVEQHLSDIEISAFVTALKVYGLSMSETEAMSRAMVETGKTLNFGKPPILDKHSIGGIPGDKTSMILVPIVAAAGFTIPKTSSRAITSPAGTADRVETLCPVNLEIEEIKRVVKKTGGCLVWGGALELAPADDLLIRVEYPLGIDPMLLPSIMSKKKAIGATHLVVDIPMGMGAKIKTPTEAYTLAADFVHLGEHLGIGVQCALTFGDQPLGCGIGPALEAREALNTLMGNGPPDVHDKAVSIAGILFELAGEKNGRQKAQEMLLSGKAECKLREIIEAQGGSPNIKPEDIPVGPEHAAVYAKEKGRVLWIKTEGIVQVSRAAGTPKEAGAGILLKAKLGDAVSKGDVLFEVYAERPSKLENALALAEKLEPVVLSRKPDEQMLLGQYPLKTKKENNKGS; encoded by the coding sequence ATGGAACTTATCGCTGGTGTCTTGAACATAACCACAGGCGGCAAACGAATCGTCATTTTAAACGATGAAACCGCCGCCTTGCTAGGCGTCCATTCCTCTGACCGCGTCAAACTTTCATACGGCGGCAAAGAAGTCATTGCCATAGCCAACTTGGCTTCGGATTTTCCTGCCGACCGCATCTGGTTTTACCTCGAAATCGCCCACGCTCTGGGCGTCACTGGCGGCGAAACCGTAGATGTTCAGTTGGCTCCGATGCCTGAATCACTGGGCAACATTCGAGCTAAACTGCGAGGTCAGCGGCTGCGAAACGAAGAAATTTTTACCATCGTCAAGGACGTGGTGGAGCAGCATTTAAGTGACATTGAAATCTCGGCGTTTGTCACAGCGCTCAAAGTTTATGGGTTAAGCATGAGCGAAACTGAAGCCATGAGCCGCGCCATGGTAGAGACGGGCAAAACCCTCAACTTTGGAAAACCGCCCATTCTTGACAAGCACAGCATCGGTGGCATTCCAGGCGACAAAACCAGCATGATACTGGTGCCCATTGTGGCGGCAGCGGGCTTTACGATTCCTAAGACCTCGTCGCGTGCCATCACTTCGCCCGCTGGAACTGCTGACCGCGTGGAAACTCTCTGCCCGGTTAACCTTGAGATTGAGGAGATTAAGCGGGTGGTGAAGAAGACGGGTGGCTGTTTGGTTTGGGGCGGTGCTCTTGAACTTGCACCTGCCGATGACCTGCTCATCAGAGTGGAGTATCCCTTGGGAATTGACCCGATGCTTTTGCCCTCCATCATGAGCAAAAAGAAAGCCATAGGTGCAACCCATCTGGTGGTGGATATTCCCATGGGTATGGGCGCAAAAATCAAGACGCCCACCGAAGCGTACACGTTGGCGGCGGATTTTGTGCACCTAGGTGAACATTTAGGTATTGGTGTGCAGTGCGCGTTAACGTTTGGGGACCAACCGTTGGGATGCGGCATTGGACCAGCTTTGGAAGCCCGCGAAGCCCTCAACACCCTCATGGGCAACGGACCCCCAGATGTACATGACAAAGCCGTCAGCATCGCAGGCATACTCTTTGAGTTAGCAGGGGAAAAGAACGGTCGCCAGAAAGCCCAAGAAATGCTGCTTTCAGGCAAAGCAGAATGCAAACTGCGAGAAATCATTGAGGCCCAAGGGGGAAGCCCAAACATCAAACCCGAAGACATACCCGTTGGACCTGAACATGCGGCAGTTTACGCCAAAGAAAAGGGGCGGGTTTTGTGGATTAAAACGGAGGGCATCGTGCAGGTGTCGCGGGCGGCAGGAACCCCAAAAGAGGCGGGCGCGGGAATTCTGCTTAAAGCCAAGCTGGGGGATGCAGTGTCCAAAGGCGATGTGCTGTTTGAAGTGTATGCGGAGCGTCCAAGCAAGCTGGAGAATGCGCTGGCTTTGGCAGAGAAGTTGGAGCCTGTGGTTTTGAGTCGCAAACCTGACGAACAAATGCTGTTGGGGCAGTATCCACTTAAAACAAAAAAAGAAAACAATAAGGGGAGTTAG
- a CDS encoding glycosyltransferase family 39 protein, whose translation MQITKRDLLTIAVLSIVFFGMSTWSLGYTQTPTSTATFSNGQSFYLTLDESQYVGSLNFLLEDGSYNVTVYSGSPDNWQLVTSGATFTDYYKWNEVKINQATQHLRVDFESSSANPIIAEIAVADTNSQLLNITQITGLENVNPDLQNLIDEQTKVHLPATYMGQTYFDEIYFVRTARQYLHLQSPYEWTHPPLGKLIQAAGIVVFGFSPFGWRLIGVIFGTLMIPVMYLLGKRLFGTWIGAFAAAFLLTFDFMHFTMARMGTADTYVVFFALVAQLFFFIYFSNVVKKGWSTSVWPLFGAVMFFFLSFSTKWVALYGAVGMLMLLVALRIRDVSRLKTNLGRKYAALFDHPFLLLLGFIGLGVGMYFLMYIPDMLTGRPFIGTYGNGVIDLQFAMYNYHSTLVATHDFASAWWSWPFMVATHGYVPLWLDITYLPNSIDSTISVMGNPAVWWVGFGAILIVTERAIRGKELLQGLKKRLTHRNEPDLTPVPAMDTPPAAPADETEQTLNAPTKTLNMQSEEPEAQPQQVGRKWDISAIFIATMFFFSWIPYVFISRVTFIYHFYVSVPFLCLATAYLINQHWNSRKGKIVTIALFAAVVVLFAVFYPVISGMPTSISYIHDLKWFPSWFFAP comes from the coding sequence ATGCAGATAACCAAGAGAGACCTGCTAACAATTGCGGTGCTGTCCATCGTATTCTTTGGAATGTCTACGTGGAGCCTTGGCTACACCCAAACCCCAACGTCGACTGCCACGTTCTCCAATGGGCAAAGTTTCTACTTAACTTTGGATGAGTCGCAGTATGTGGGTTCACTTAATTTTCTGCTTGAAGACGGCTCCTACAACGTGACGGTTTATTCAGGTTCACCTGACAACTGGCAACTGGTTACCTCTGGAGCAACATTTACTGATTACTACAAATGGAACGAAGTAAAAATTAACCAAGCCACCCAACACCTTAGGGTTGACTTTGAGTCCTCATCTGCTAACCCCATCATAGCGGAAATTGCAGTCGCCGACACAAACAGCCAACTGCTAAACATCACCCAAATAACAGGCTTAGAAAACGTTAACCCTGACCTACAAAACCTCATCGACGAACAAACCAAAGTTCACTTACCAGCCACCTACATGGGACAAACCTACTTTGACGAAATCTACTTTGTTCGCACCGCACGCCAATATCTGCATCTGCAGTCACCCTACGAATGGACCCACCCGCCGCTGGGCAAACTTATCCAAGCCGCAGGCATCGTCGTGTTCGGGTTCAGCCCGTTCGGGTGGCGCCTGATTGGAGTAATCTTTGGCACCCTCATGATTCCCGTCATGTACCTGCTGGGCAAACGTCTGTTTGGCACATGGATTGGCGCCTTTGCCGCTGCTTTCCTGTTAACCTTTGACTTCATGCATTTCACCATGGCACGCATGGGAACCGCCGACACCTACGTCGTGTTCTTTGCCCTTGTCGCGCAACTGTTCTTCTTCATCTACTTCTCTAACGTCGTTAAGAAGGGCTGGAGCACGTCTGTTTGGCCTTTGTTTGGGGCAGTGATGTTCTTTTTCCTAAGTTTCTCAACCAAGTGGGTTGCCTTATACGGCGCCGTGGGCATGCTGATGCTTCTGGTGGCACTTAGAATAAGAGATGTATCGAGGTTAAAGACAAATTTGGGACGAAAATACGCGGCGCTGTTTGACCACCCCTTCCTGCTGCTGCTTGGGTTTATCGGGTTAGGCGTTGGCATGTACTTCTTGATGTACATACCCGACATGCTAACTGGGCGCCCCTTCATAGGCACCTACGGCAACGGCGTCATCGACCTGCAGTTCGCCATGTACAATTATCATTCTACTCTTGTGGCGACTCACGATTTTGCTTCAGCGTGGTGGAGTTGGCCCTTCATGGTTGCCACCCATGGATATGTGCCCCTCTGGCTGGACATAACCTACTTGCCCAACAGCATAGACTCAACCATCTCAGTCATGGGGAACCCTGCGGTTTGGTGGGTGGGCTTTGGCGCAATACTCATAGTGACGGAGAGAGCTATTCGCGGAAAAGAACTCTTACAAGGTTTAAAGAAACGGTTAACCCACCGAAATGAACCTGACCTGACTCCTGTTCCAGCCATGGATACTCCACCTGCAGCCCCAGCAGACGAAACAGAGCAAACCCTTAACGCACCCACCAAAACCCTCAACATGCAGTCTGAAGAACCTGAAGCCCAACCGCAGCAGGTAGGACGGAAATGGGACATATCAGCCATATTCATTGCGACGATGTTCTTTTTCTCGTGGATTCCCTACGTGTTCATATCCCGAGTCACCTTCATCTACCACTTCTACGTGAGCGTGCCTTTCCTCTGCTTAGCCACCGCTTACTTAATCAATCAACATTGGAACAGCCGAAAAGGGAAAATAGTCACCATCGCCCTCTTTGCAGCCGTGGTTGTGCTGTTTGCAGTGTTCTACCCCGTAATCTCGGGCATGCCCACTTCAATCTCTTATATACATGACCTGAAATGGTTCCCAAGCTGGTTCTTTGCGCCATGA
- a CDS encoding dolichyl-phosphate beta-glucosyltransferase, giving the protein MTKPNNPQTVDVSVVFPAYNEVGYLDDAVEKTTEVLNQFTRSYEIIIAEDGSTDGTAERAEELTQKYPYVKHIHGEQRLGRGTALNNAFRQSRGKVLVYMDLDLATDLKFLRPLVEAISVEGYDFSTGSRMLPDSKVERTLRRSISSKSYNFLVRQMLGSKLRDHQCGFKGFKREPTLKLIGEVRANHWFWDTEFLVRAAREGCKIKEIAVEWKSGGKTKVNLFEDSYNMGKQVFKLWWQFKKE; this is encoded by the coding sequence ATGACAAAACCAAACAACCCCCAAACCGTAGACGTTTCAGTGGTGTTTCCCGCCTACAACGAAGTAGGTTACTTAGATGACGCTGTGGAAAAAACCACCGAAGTCCTCAACCAGTTCACCCGCAGCTACGAAATCATAATCGCCGAGGACGGCAGCACCGACGGAACCGCTGAACGCGCCGAAGAACTCACCCAAAAATACCCCTACGTAAAACACATCCACGGAGAACAACGACTGGGAAGGGGAACCGCCCTCAACAACGCATTCCGACAAAGCAGGGGCAAAGTTTTGGTTTACATGGATTTAGATTTAGCCACTGACCTCAAATTTCTTCGCCCACTGGTAGAGGCAATCTCGGTTGAGGGCTACGACTTTTCCACGGGTTCCCGCATGTTGCCTGACAGCAAAGTGGAACGGACTTTACGCAGAAGCATAAGCAGCAAAAGCTACAACTTTTTGGTGCGGCAAATGTTAGGCTCCAAGCTTCGAGACCACCAATGCGGCTTTAAAGGCTTCAAACGTGAACCGACCCTGAAACTGATTGGGGAGGTACGGGCAAATCACTGGTTCTGGGACACCGAGTTTCTGGTTAGGGCTGCCCGTGAAGGATGCAAAATAAAAGAGATTGCGGTTGAGTGGAAAAGCGGGGGTAAAACCAAAGTGAACCTGTTTGAGGACAGCTACAACATGGGCAAACAGGTGTTTAAGCTTTGGTGGCAATTCAAAAAAGAGTAA
- a CDS encoding GH3 auxin-responsive promoter family protein: MIETTCSEGRNVLPEDEFIDASTILQRFVGPWYESLKDPAKAQELALWDLLKKYGVTDYGKTHNAPQTSSITDYQKNFPITDYYGYQPYFSKVKEGNYQAFLSEAPECWVMTRGSTGKQSKVLPATPTHLRQIFLCGARAIIHFAMRTENFEVLTGNILNLNFPSSVHTLNQNGAEMNYGYSSGTYARLNPMLSQVSLLPRQEDIDALGSGISKADWERRFELAYQQALEQNVVATMGVTPVVLAFAKYVQRRHGKTPADLWKFQALFCTSVRKIQFKYGPVLQKYFGKAPIVEMYTATEGVFGQQYDDLPYITPNYDAYFFEVALGNRVVPLHELKRGQWGKLIVSSCMLPRYDIGDMVEAAGKNYFRIFGRNNLWTLLEHRLYRLFVGWLI; this comes from the coding sequence GTGATTGAGACAACCTGCTCTGAGGGACGCAACGTGTTGCCTGAGGATGAGTTCATTGATGCCAGCACTATTCTGCAGAGGTTTGTGGGTCCATGGTATGAATCACTTAAAGACCCTGCGAAAGCGCAGGAGTTGGCTTTGTGGGATCTGCTCAAAAAATACGGTGTTACGGACTATGGTAAAACGCATAACGCCCCTCAGACCTCCAGCATTACGGATTACCAGAAAAATTTTCCCATAACCGACTACTACGGCTACCAACCCTACTTTTCCAAAGTCAAAGAAGGCAACTATCAAGCCTTTCTTTCTGAGGCGCCTGAATGTTGGGTCATGACCCGCGGTTCCACAGGCAAACAATCTAAAGTCCTTCCCGCTACCCCCACGCATCTGCGGCAGATTTTCCTCTGCGGCGCCCGAGCAATCATCCACTTTGCCATGCGCACGGAGAACTTTGAGGTGTTGACGGGAAACATTTTGAACTTGAATTTTCCCAGCAGCGTCCATACCCTGAACCAGAATGGTGCGGAGATGAATTACGGGTACAGTTCAGGCACTTACGCGCGGCTTAACCCCATGCTTAGCCAAGTTAGCTTGTTGCCGCGGCAGGAAGACATCGACGCGTTAGGCTCAGGCATCAGCAAGGCGGACTGGGAGCGGCGTTTTGAGTTGGCGTATCAGCAAGCGTTGGAACAAAACGTCGTCGCCACCATGGGCGTTACCCCAGTTGTGTTAGCGTTTGCTAAATACGTGCAGCGTAGGCACGGCAAAACACCCGCTGACCTCTGGAAGTTCCAAGCCTTATTCTGCACGAGCGTACGCAAAATCCAATTCAAATACGGACCCGTGTTGCAGAAGTACTTTGGCAAAGCTCCAATCGTGGAGATGTACACGGCTACGGAAGGCGTTTTTGGACAGCAATACGATGACTTGCCCTATATCACGCCAAACTATGACGCTTACTTTTTTGAGGTTGCCTTGGGTAACCGAGTGGTGCCGTTGCATGAACTCAAACGGGGTCAATGGGGCAAACTTATAGTCTCAAGTTGCATGTTGCCCCGCTACGACATCGGCGACATGGTTGAAGCGGCGGGAAAAAACTATTTCCGCATCTTTGGCAGAAACAACCTGTGGACGCTTTTGGAGCATCGGCTGTATCGGCTGTTTGTTGGGTGGCTCATCTAA
- the rbcL gene encoding type III ribulose-bisphosphate carboxylase yields MKYTDFVDLTYKPKDSDLLCTFTLEPDGMTFMEAAGAIAAESSVGTWTELTTEKPYVKKLAAHVYSLTDGTAKIAYPLELFEDGNMPNILSSVAGNVFGLKALRNLKLMDLQLPAELTKSFKGPRYGIEGIRKLLNVQDRPLVGTIIKPKLGLKSEDHAEVAYEAWAGGCDIVKDDENLSSQKFNPFEERLHATLDARDRAEAETGEKKVYMINITAEMETMMERADMVIDHGGRYVMVDILTCGWSALQTLRKQDYRLVIHAHRAGHAAFTKNPLHGIAMRPIAAVARAIGVDQLHVGTVVGKMSETKTEVMENIDACKAPMHGLKPVMPVASGGVHPRLVPALLEVFGKDVVIQAGGGIHGHPDGTKTGALAMRHAVDAALQGISLEEYAKEHVELRGALETWKA; encoded by the coding sequence TTGAAGTACACAGACTTTGTAGACCTAACCTACAAACCTAAAGATTCAGATTTACTCTGCACTTTCACTTTGGAACCCGACGGCATGACCTTCATGGAAGCAGCAGGCGCCATCGCGGCGGAAAGCAGCGTCGGCACATGGACCGAACTCACCACCGAAAAACCCTACGTCAAAAAACTCGCCGCCCACGTCTACTCCCTAACGGACGGCACCGCCAAAATTGCCTACCCCCTCGAACTCTTCGAAGATGGCAACATGCCCAACATTCTTAGCAGCGTCGCAGGCAACGTGTTCGGGCTAAAAGCACTACGAAACCTCAAACTCATGGACCTGCAACTGCCCGCCGAACTGACTAAGAGCTTCAAGGGTCCCCGCTACGGCATCGAAGGCATCCGTAAACTCCTCAACGTCCAAGACCGCCCACTGGTCGGTACCATCATCAAACCGAAGCTGGGGCTCAAATCTGAGGACCACGCAGAAGTCGCCTACGAAGCGTGGGCAGGCGGCTGCGATATAGTCAAAGACGACGAGAACTTGAGCAGCCAAAAATTCAACCCGTTTGAGGAGCGGCTTCACGCGACGCTGGACGCCCGAGACCGTGCTGAAGCGGAAACCGGCGAGAAAAAAGTGTACATGATTAACATTACGGCTGAAATGGAGACGATGATGGAACGCGCGGACATGGTGATTGACCACGGCGGCAGATACGTCATGGTCGACATCCTCACCTGCGGCTGGAGCGCACTGCAAACCCTGCGCAAGCAGGACTACCGACTGGTGATTCACGCACACAGGGCAGGACACGCAGCCTTCACCAAGAACCCCCTGCACGGCATCGCAATGCGTCCCATAGCGGCGGTTGCCCGAGCCATAGGCGTAGACCAACTTCACGTCGGAACCGTCGTAGGCAAAATGAGCGAAACCAAAACGGAAGTGATGGAAAACATTGACGCCTGCAAAGCCCCCATGCACGGACTCAAACCGGTTATGCCTGTAGCTTCCGGCGGCGTCCACCCACGGCTTGTGCCCGCGCTGCTGGAGGTTTTCGGCAAAGACGTGGTTATCCAAGCGGGCGGAGGCATCCACGGGCACCCCGACGGCACCAAGACTGGCGCGTTGGCGATGCGGCACGCGGTCGACGCGGCACTGCAAGGCATCAGTCTCGAAGAGTACGCGAAAGAGCATGTGGAGTTACGCGGCGCACTGGAAACCTGGAAAGCATAA
- a CDS encoding glycosyltransferase 87 family protein has translation MKIPFTKRELTTVAVLLLVAFLVRLVFFSHQGYAKIDTVDFMIWFQTAANYGLRAFYLQTWCDYPPFNIYFFWMFGSLAEHLAVFGTTAFTYVMKLPANLFDMATAFLIFAFVRKQSNFKLALIGTALYAFNPAVIFNTAVWGQFDAIYTFFLVLSLILVFYSKPKLSVVAFMLGILTKPQSIALAPLFFFLVWRKTDWKGLVTSVLVAAATVFAVILPFEWSNPVTFLTDIYFGAYGGYQFTTLNAFNVWGFGGMWVPDVLWTFIAGWAMFGALALFTIYLVHKRAPSNRELLIFFAAFVLFFGFFMFPTRIHERYLFPAMAMLALMFPLLKRTRPLYVVLTATCFVNQAYVLDFLNAGTFIMSGDLVMVTVSLINLIAFLYVLVLMIGELRGKPRLSLSPTLKPSNGDFAKSRET, from the coding sequence ATGAAGATTCCGTTCACAAAACGAGAGTTAACCACCGTTGCAGTGCTGCTTTTGGTTGCGTTCTTGGTTCGGCTGGTGTTTTTCTCTCATCAAGGATACGCAAAGATTGACACGGTTGACTTCATGATTTGGTTCCAGACAGCAGCAAATTACGGGTTAAGAGCTTTCTACTTGCAAACGTGGTGTGATTATCCGCCGTTTAACATTTACTTCTTCTGGATGTTTGGCTCCTTAGCTGAACATCTTGCCGTATTTGGGACAACCGCTTTCACTTATGTTATGAAGTTGCCAGCAAACCTTTTTGACATGGCAACGGCGTTTCTTATATTCGCTTTTGTTCGAAAGCAATCCAACTTTAAACTGGCGCTGATAGGCACCGCGCTTTACGCGTTTAACCCCGCCGTCATCTTCAACACGGCAGTTTGGGGACAATTCGACGCTATCTACACATTCTTCCTCGTCTTATCCCTAATCTTGGTTTTCTATTCGAAGCCTAAACTATCGGTGGTGGCGTTTATGCTAGGAATCTTGACCAAACCCCAAAGCATCGCTTTAGCGCCGCTGTTTTTCTTTTTAGTTTGGAGGAAAACCGACTGGAAAGGTCTGGTTACGTCGGTTCTGGTTGCAGCGGCTACGGTGTTTGCGGTGATTTTGCCGTTTGAGTGGAGCAACCCAGTTACTTTCTTGACGGACATCTATTTTGGTGCTTACGGCGGCTACCAATTCACGACGCTTAACGCGTTTAACGTGTGGGGTTTTGGGGGCATGTGGGTTCCCGACGTACTTTGGACGTTCATCGCGGGTTGGGCAATGTTTGGAGCCTTGGCGCTTTTCACAATATATCTGGTGCATAAACGGGCGCCCAGCAATCGGGAACTGCTTATCTTCTTCGCCGCATTCGTGCTGTTTTTTGGTTTCTTCATGTTTCCCACACGAATTCATGAGCGATACTTGTTCCCCGCGATGGCGATGTTGGCTTTGATGTTTCCGCTTCTTAAAAGGACCCGCCCGTTGTATGTGGTTTTAACGGCAACGTGTTTTGTTAATCAGGCATATGTGCTGGATTTTCTGAACGCTGGTACGTTCATAATGTCAGGTGACCTTGTGATGGTAACAGTAAGCTTGATTAATTTAATAGCGTTCCTATACGTTCTCGTACTGATGATAGGCGAGCTACGGGGCAAACCACGGTTAAGCCTCAGTCCAACTTTAAAGCCATCAAATGGGGACTTCGCCAAATCACGGGAGACATAA
- a CDS encoding prenyltransferase/squalene oxidase repeat-containing protein gives MIYSDWVKRKQAEVLSWQINKPGDNDDGGFPAEKPNDQGGVWTTSETLYTLLKYQILPPTDKRVQKTKQWLLRHRNLGGDYGDGWPLINKGNSFVDTTAMAILALSFFLEEPETSEAVKKAKDWLLENQNDDYGWGIWKYEDSLVSATAFTLLALKQVNTVFHEEKIEAALESGIAWLKLAQDKNTGRWGFSGNMQEINNASTCQAVTVLFQLGEKPKNYKKALDSFLSEFKENGTWRTVNENYTLKYFGEGLDQRLSWFNAPHVVSALVSFARSMPREVEIKQVIEAVESLKRFDAVYQSKEVTDIAVGHLDVRPWASVQYLRGLLDAQAYMQEHLDEYVSVMSSKLAIIEKAGLLRSLPIVSPFRKETSVYVSGTFLVVLFPLLGSSLIGMSYLTEAVSFEVAVMVTLFGMYLLTFGALFTGFKQKVISRSRFCYMYFPIWALIVLATCLLYIGETTEGLIVCLLIGFPEILSHVMNKTKHD, from the coding sequence TTGATATACTCCGACTGGGTAAAACGCAAACAAGCTGAAGTGCTTAGCTGGCAAATCAACAAGCCCGGCGACAACGACGACGGAGGTTTCCCAGCTGAAAAACCCAACGACCAAGGCGGCGTGTGGACCACCTCCGAAACACTCTACACACTGCTCAAATACCAAATCCTGCCACCCACCGATAAACGCGTTCAGAAAACCAAACAGTGGCTTCTGCGGCACCGCAACCTCGGCGGCGACTACGGCGACGGCTGGCCCCTCATCAACAAAGGCAACAGTTTTGTCGACACTACCGCCATGGCGATTTTGGCGCTTTCCTTCTTCCTTGAGGAACCTGAAACGAGTGAAGCCGTCAAAAAAGCCAAAGACTGGCTTTTAGAGAACCAAAACGACGACTACGGCTGGGGCATATGGAAATATGAGGACAGCCTTGTGTCGGCAACCGCGTTCACTCTTTTGGCGCTAAAACAGGTAAACACGGTTTTCCACGAAGAAAAAATAGAGGCTGCTTTGGAAAGCGGAATTGCATGGCTTAAGCTCGCGCAGGACAAGAACACGGGGCGTTGGGGATTCTCGGGGAATATGCAGGAAATAAACAATGCCAGCACCTGCCAAGCCGTGACCGTGCTGTTCCAGTTAGGAGAAAAACCCAAAAACTACAAGAAAGCGCTCGATTCGTTCCTGTCGGAATTCAAGGAAAACGGCACTTGGCGCACCGTCAACGAAAACTATACTTTAAAGTACTTTGGCGAAGGCTTGGACCAGCGGCTTTCCTGGTTTAACGCACCGCATGTTGTTTCGGCTTTGGTTTCTTTTGCGAGAAGCATGCCGCGGGAGGTTGAGATAAAGCAGGTCATAGAAGCCGTGGAAAGCCTCAAGAGATTTGACGCGGTTTACCAGTCCAAAGAAGTCACAGACATAGCTGTTGGTCACTTGGATGTGAGACCCTGGGCGTCGGTGCAGTACCTGCGGGGGCTGTTGGATGCGCAGGCGTATATGCAGGAGCACCTTGACGAGTACGTTTCGGTCATGAGCAGCAAACTTGCCATCATCGAGAAAGCGGGGCTGCTGCGGTCGCTGCCGATAGTTTCGCCCTTCCGAAAAGAAACCAGCGTTTACGTGAGTGGCACGTTTTTGGTTGTGCTTTTCCCGCTGTTGGGTTCGTCGCTGATTGGAATGTCTTACTTAACTGAAGCTGTCAGTTTTGAAGTTGCCGTCATGGTTACCCTGTTTGGGATGTACCTGCTGACGTTTGGTGCCTTGTTTACTGGGTTTAAGCAGAAGGTTATCTCGCGCAGCCGATTCTGCTACATGTATTTCCCCATCTGGGCGCTCATCGTCTTGGCAACGTGCCTGCTCTACATTGGCGAAACAACCGAAGGGCTGATTGTGTGTTTGCTGATTGGATTCCCAGAAATCCTCTCTCATGTAATGAACAAAACAAAACACGACTAA